A window of Esox lucius isolate fEsoLuc1 chromosome 18, fEsoLuc1.pri, whole genome shotgun sequence contains these coding sequences:
- the adgrf3b gene encoding adhesion G protein-coupled receptor F5 isoform X1, whose amino-acid sequence METRIGYSANISVETSGIVNILYPKDMVDYNSTQMLNCTINNENYGSWNWDFIAGNNTYVLNNGTSITITSTAACTTVQINSLSGMWAEGIYKCGFSSGSIVHAATAELKVALLPDTISMTSDPLTVECPKDVMVNATIQNSPENYTVTWTLNQVPVTSQTPSVQTDGQITYRLNSKITCQQPSTNAIIITVNFMNQKNKNKTQNIIIPVIDDNVQVCQEDSPWPKTPKGFTLVIQQCEIGRVGYQERTCISPEWMNELDRCVSEELNNVLNTAAAFRGGLGVTQKVALAIFSSLKNISNDTSYSNADLSASIGVLDIMFEASKQFTLDESVLGDFLGAASNMLNANWEQVNTTISYQMSSLYLKSVEGLVENIYMNNSDGYSTQNLEFKLCKNITCNQTVFGVEVNLNQSSGIVKTLGVKNLSDKLNNENFPVSIFPSIVVSATLQNRTDSNIDIKLDFPINQPVAKGSTIQCVFWNTTLNEWSEDGCMWKEMVNNRSYCECSHLTSFSVLMSTSQPNLPYLDEITYVGLGVSIGSLLIFLLIEALVWSAVVKSKLSHFRHMALVNISLCLLLADCSFLASSSSNILPTTWCLVLTLAKQFFFQAMFCWMLCLSIVLLHQLVFVFYPLRKRLYLFLSIVLGYVCPTLIVASTFAYYRNERYYDVDTCWLVYTSPLKGSMNAFFLPVGTIVLMNMFSMYVVIQTLFKSSFSNGSKADEKETVKSILKVVVFLTPVLGVTWGLGFFTQIWDSREPVGAFMVYAFTITNSFQGLFILLTGCFAEKKVRDEVWKIIMTGAPPPKGKTESMKNLTKSALKK is encoded by the exons GAATTGTGAACATCCTTTATCCAAAGGACATGGTAGATTACAACTCAACTCAAATGTTGAACTGCACAATTAACAATGAAAATTACGGCTCCTGGAATTGGGACTTCATTGCAGGAAATAATACCTACGTTCTGAATAATGGAACCAGCATTACCATCACATCCACGGCAGCTTGTACCACAGTCCAAATTAACAGTTTGTCAGGAATGTGGGCAG AAGGGATTTATAAGTGTGGATTTTCCAGTGGGTCCATTGTGCATGCAGCCACTGCAGAGCTGAAGGTAGCCCTGCTACCCGATACGATCTCCATGACGAGCGACCCACTGACAGTCGAATGCCCAAAGGATGTTATGGTCAATGCAACCATTCAAAACAGCCCTGAGAATTACACTGTAACGTGGACATTAAACCAAGTACCAGTTACATCCCAAACACCATCAG TCCAAACAGATGGACAAATCACCTACCGCCTAAATTCAAAGATAACATGCCAACAACCATCTACAAATGCTATTATTATCACTGTAAATTTTATGAACCAGAAGAACAAGAACAAGACTCAAAATATAATTATCCCAGTGATTGAtg ATAATGTCCAGGTTTGTCAGGAAGACTCTCCTTGGCCAAAAACTCCAAAAGGCTTCACTTTAGTAATCCAACAATGTGAGATTGGGAGAGTGGGGTATCAAGAACGGACATGCATTTCGCCTGAATGGATGAATGAACTGGATAGATGTGTCAGTGAAGAATTAAATAATGTTCTAAATACAGCAGCT GCCTTTAGAGGGGGACTTGGGGTCACTCAGAAGGTTGCCCTAGCAATCTTTTCGAGTTTGAAGAACATCAGTAATGACACGTCCTACTCAAATGCTGATTTGAGTGCATCCATCGGAGTGCTGGATATCATGTTTGAAGCCTCAAAACAATTCACCCTGGATGAATCCGTTTTAGGA GATTTCCTCGGTGCAGCAAGTAACATGCTGAATGCAAATTGGGAACAAGTCAACACAACCATTTCCTACCAGATGTCCTCATTATACCTCAAGTCTGTTGAGGGCCTAGTGGAGAATATCTACATGAACAACAGCGATGGATATAGCACCCAAAACCTAGAATTCAAACTCTGCAAAAACATCACATGCAATCAAACTGTGTTTGGCGTAGAGGTCAACCTGAACCAGTCTTCAGGCATAGTGAAAACCTTAGGGGTAAAAAATCTGTCtgacaaattaaataatgaaaactTCCCAGTCTCTATATTCCCTAGCATTGTGGTATCAGCCACACTGCAAAACCGCACTGACTCCAACATAGACATCAAATTGGACTTTCCTATCAACCAGCCAGTCGCTAAAGGCTCCACAATCCAATGTGTGTTCTGGAACACCACATTGAATGAATGGTCTGAGGATGGCTGTATGTGGAAAGAAATGGTCAACAACAGAAGCTACTGCGAGTGCTCCCACCTGACCTCCTTCTCAGTGCTGATGTCCACGTCCCAGCCGAACTTGCCCTATCTGGATGAGATTACTTATGTGGGATTGGGTGTGTCCATCGGctccctcctcatcttcctcctcatcgAGGCGCTGGTGTGGTCAGCCGTAGTCAAGTCCAAACTCTCCCACTTCCGCCACATGGCCCTGGTGAACATCTCTCTGTGCCTGTTACTGGCTGATTGCAGTTTCTTggcatcctcctcctccaacaTTTTGCCAACAACCTGGTGCCTGGTTCTGACTCTGGCCAAGCAGTTCTTCTTCCAGGCTATGTTCTGCTGGATGCTATGCCTCAGCATCGTGCTACTGCACCAGCTCGTCTTTGTCTTCTACCCGTTGAGGAAGCGTTTGTACCTGTTTCTATCCATCGTCCTCGGCTATGTCTGTCCTACACTGATCGTGGCATCTACATTTGCGTACTACCGAAACGAACGTTACTACGATGTGGACACCTGCTGGCTTGTTTATACAAGTCCTCTGAAAGGTTCAATGAACGCattttttctgcctgttgggacaattgttttgatgaatatgtTCTCCATGTACGTTGTCATCCAGACGCTATTCAAATCCAGTTTCTCCAATGGGAGTAAAGCAGATGAAAAAGAGACCGTCAAAAGCATCTTGAAAGTGGTTGTCTTTTTAACACCAGTCCTTGGGGTGACATGGGGTTTGGGATTCTTTACGCAGATCTGGGACAGCCGTGAACCAGTGGGTGCTTTTATGGTGTATGCTTTCACCATCACAAactcctttcag GGCCTCTTCATTTTGCTTACTGGATGTTTTGCAGAGAAAAAG GTGCGAGATGAGGTCTGGAAAATTATCATGACTGGG GCACCTCCTCCCAAAGGAAAAACTGAGAGCATGAAAAACCTGACTAAgtctgctttaaaaaaataa
- the adgrf3b gene encoding adhesion G protein-coupled receptor F5 isoform X2, translating into METRIGYSANISVETSGNNTYVLNNGTSITITSTAACTTVQINSLSGMWAEGIYKCGFSSGSIVHAATAELKVALLPDTISMTSDPLTVECPKDVMVNATIQNSPENYTVTWTLNQVPVTSQTPSVQTDGQITYRLNSKITCQQPSTNAIIITVNFMNQKNKNKTQNIIIPVIDDNVQVCQEDSPWPKTPKGFTLVIQQCEIGRVGYQERTCISPEWMNELDRCVSEELNNVLNTAAAFRGGLGVTQKVALAIFSSLKNISNDTSYSNADLSASIGVLDIMFEASKQFTLDESVLGDFLGAASNMLNANWEQVNTTISYQMSSLYLKSVEGLVENIYMNNSDGYSTQNLEFKLCKNITCNQTVFGVEVNLNQSSGIVKTLGVKNLSDKLNNENFPVSIFPSIVVSATLQNRTDSNIDIKLDFPINQPVAKGSTIQCVFWNTTLNEWSEDGCMWKEMVNNRSYCECSHLTSFSVLMSTSQPNLPYLDEITYVGLGVSIGSLLIFLLIEALVWSAVVKSKLSHFRHMALVNISLCLLLADCSFLASSSSNILPTTWCLVLTLAKQFFFQAMFCWMLCLSIVLLHQLVFVFYPLRKRLYLFLSIVLGYVCPTLIVASTFAYYRNERYYDVDTCWLVYTSPLKGSMNAFFLPVGTIVLMNMFSMYVVIQTLFKSSFSNGSKADEKETVKSILKVVVFLTPVLGVTWGLGFFTQIWDSREPVGAFMVYAFTITNSFQGLFILLTGCFAEKKVRDEVWKIIMTGAPPPKGKTESMKNLTKSALKK; encoded by the exons GAAATAATACCTACGTTCTGAATAATGGAACCAGCATTACCATCACATCCACGGCAGCTTGTACCACAGTCCAAATTAACAGTTTGTCAGGAATGTGGGCAG AAGGGATTTATAAGTGTGGATTTTCCAGTGGGTCCATTGTGCATGCAGCCACTGCAGAGCTGAAGGTAGCCCTGCTACCCGATACGATCTCCATGACGAGCGACCCACTGACAGTCGAATGCCCAAAGGATGTTATGGTCAATGCAACCATTCAAAACAGCCCTGAGAATTACACTGTAACGTGGACATTAAACCAAGTACCAGTTACATCCCAAACACCATCAG TCCAAACAGATGGACAAATCACCTACCGCCTAAATTCAAAGATAACATGCCAACAACCATCTACAAATGCTATTATTATCACTGTAAATTTTATGAACCAGAAGAACAAGAACAAGACTCAAAATATAATTATCCCAGTGATTGAtg ATAATGTCCAGGTTTGTCAGGAAGACTCTCCTTGGCCAAAAACTCCAAAAGGCTTCACTTTAGTAATCCAACAATGTGAGATTGGGAGAGTGGGGTATCAAGAACGGACATGCATTTCGCCTGAATGGATGAATGAACTGGATAGATGTGTCAGTGAAGAATTAAATAATGTTCTAAATACAGCAGCT GCCTTTAGAGGGGGACTTGGGGTCACTCAGAAGGTTGCCCTAGCAATCTTTTCGAGTTTGAAGAACATCAGTAATGACACGTCCTACTCAAATGCTGATTTGAGTGCATCCATCGGAGTGCTGGATATCATGTTTGAAGCCTCAAAACAATTCACCCTGGATGAATCCGTTTTAGGA GATTTCCTCGGTGCAGCAAGTAACATGCTGAATGCAAATTGGGAACAAGTCAACACAACCATTTCCTACCAGATGTCCTCATTATACCTCAAGTCTGTTGAGGGCCTAGTGGAGAATATCTACATGAACAACAGCGATGGATATAGCACCCAAAACCTAGAATTCAAACTCTGCAAAAACATCACATGCAATCAAACTGTGTTTGGCGTAGAGGTCAACCTGAACCAGTCTTCAGGCATAGTGAAAACCTTAGGGGTAAAAAATCTGTCtgacaaattaaataatgaaaactTCCCAGTCTCTATATTCCCTAGCATTGTGGTATCAGCCACACTGCAAAACCGCACTGACTCCAACATAGACATCAAATTGGACTTTCCTATCAACCAGCCAGTCGCTAAAGGCTCCACAATCCAATGTGTGTTCTGGAACACCACATTGAATGAATGGTCTGAGGATGGCTGTATGTGGAAAGAAATGGTCAACAACAGAAGCTACTGCGAGTGCTCCCACCTGACCTCCTTCTCAGTGCTGATGTCCACGTCCCAGCCGAACTTGCCCTATCTGGATGAGATTACTTATGTGGGATTGGGTGTGTCCATCGGctccctcctcatcttcctcctcatcgAGGCGCTGGTGTGGTCAGCCGTAGTCAAGTCCAAACTCTCCCACTTCCGCCACATGGCCCTGGTGAACATCTCTCTGTGCCTGTTACTGGCTGATTGCAGTTTCTTggcatcctcctcctccaacaTTTTGCCAACAACCTGGTGCCTGGTTCTGACTCTGGCCAAGCAGTTCTTCTTCCAGGCTATGTTCTGCTGGATGCTATGCCTCAGCATCGTGCTACTGCACCAGCTCGTCTTTGTCTTCTACCCGTTGAGGAAGCGTTTGTACCTGTTTCTATCCATCGTCCTCGGCTATGTCTGTCCTACACTGATCGTGGCATCTACATTTGCGTACTACCGAAACGAACGTTACTACGATGTGGACACCTGCTGGCTTGTTTATACAAGTCCTCTGAAAGGTTCAATGAACGCattttttctgcctgttgggacaattgttttgatgaatatgtTCTCCATGTACGTTGTCATCCAGACGCTATTCAAATCCAGTTTCTCCAATGGGAGTAAAGCAGATGAAAAAGAGACCGTCAAAAGCATCTTGAAAGTGGTTGTCTTTTTAACACCAGTCCTTGGGGTGACATGGGGTTTGGGATTCTTTACGCAGATCTGGGACAGCCGTGAACCAGTGGGTGCTTTTATGGTGTATGCTTTCACCATCACAAactcctttcag GGCCTCTTCATTTTGCTTACTGGATGTTTTGCAGAGAAAAAG GTGCGAGATGAGGTCTGGAAAATTATCATGACTGGG GCACCTCCTCCCAAAGGAAAAACTGAGAGCATGAAAAACCTGACTAAgtctgctttaaaaaaataa
- the mep1a.2 gene encoding meprin A subunit alpha translates to MGQFTIVVKHISNPSKLNMEYVKTQGRITILITILVVFKVHAVPTLYGGDADGGELRDDIPEINSDLDLFEGDIAGDPRRNAILDETRRWKFPIPYILTDSLELNAKGVIHQAFEAYRLKSCVDFKPYEGESTYISFTKLEGCWSFVGDDKIGQNLSIGAGCDTKAIVEHELLHALGFFHEQSRSDRDDYVKIWWDQIIEGKEHNFKKYEADYVTDLNTPYDYESVMHYRPLSFNKNPSTPTITTAIPSFNDLIGQRLDFSSVDLLRLNRMYDCSNTQTLLDQCSFELINVCGMVQSEADDADWVQTLSSSDEVDHTLVGRCRDAGHFMKFDTSKVEVETSAILESRILYPKRSAQCLQFFYKMSGPAGDKLVVWVRTDDGTGNVSSSSKIHTITDSVDDTWQPAYVNLHMKRKFRYIFQGVGGSNNTSAGAILIDDITLTETTCPSGVWKIRNFTGLLATMPTGERIRSRRFYSPEGYAYGVNIYPNGRNNNNTEYVGVTFHLCSGENDGMMEWPVINRQATITAMDQDSDAKLRMSATRSFTTETTIPNWIKPSSTSGADWDPSCDCYRGPEYGWSTFISHKQLQRRSFLKNNDLIFTVDFDDLTHLVKSEVSVKPKSPSTDLLEEETRREEIAEVPKRRQVRAVSKDACNPNPCHNSGVCVLEKQGKATCRCISGQATYYAGELCEKQHIDGTILGILSGGAAGTIVLTLAIFSVIRRPH, encoded by the exons ATGGGCCAGTTCACAATAGTAGTGAAACACATATCCAACCCCTCCAAATTAAACATGGAGTATGTCAAGACACAGGGGAGGATTACCATTTTAATTACAATTCTAGTTGTGTTCAAG GTTCATGCTGTTCCAACACTTTACG gTGGGGATGCAGATGGAGGTGAATTACGAGACGATATACCAGAAATCAATTCAG ATCTTGACCTGTTTGAGGGAGACATTGCAGGTGAT CCAAGAAGAAATGCAATCCTGGATGAAACAAGAAGATGGAAGTTTCCAATTCCTTATATCTTGACAGATTCCTTGG AGCTGAACGCAAAAGGTGTTATTCACCAGGCTTTTGAAGCATACCGCCTGAAATCCTGTGTGGACTTCAAGCCCTATGAGGGAGAAAGCACATACATCTCTTTCACAAAACTGGAGGG ATGCTGGTCCTTTGTGGGAGATGATAAGATTGGACAGAACCTCTCCATAGGGGCGGGTTGTGACACCAAGGCCATCGTGGAACATGAACTTCTCCATGCTTTGGGCTTCTTCCATGAGCAGTCCCGATCTGACAGAGATGACTACGTCAAGATCTGGTGGGACCAAATCATAGAAG GAAAGGAGCACAACTTCAAAAAATATGAAGCAGACTACGTCACAGACCTGAACACACCATACGACTACGAGTCTGTCATGCATTACCGGCCCCTGTCTTTCAACAAGAACCCAAGCACCCCCACCATAACCACAGCCATCCCGTCGTTCAACGACCTCATCGGACAGCGCCTGGACTTCAGTTCTGTGGACCTGCTTAGGCTGAACCGCATGTACGACTGCA gcaacacacaaacactcttgGACCAGTGTTCTTTCGAGCTGATCAATGTCTGTGGGATGGTCCAGAGTGAGGCTGATGATGCAGACTGGGTCCAGACCTTGAGCAGCTCCGATGAGGTAGACCACACACTGGTGGGACGCTGCAGAG ATGCGGGCCATTTCATGAAGTTCGACACTTCTAAAGTGGAGGTGGAGACCAGTGCAATTCTAGAGTCACGCATCCTCTACCCAAAGAGGAGCGCACAGTGTCTGCAGTTCTTCTACAAGATGTCTGGGCCGGCTGGGGACAAGCTGGTGGTGTGGGTCAGAACAGATGACGGAACTGGAAATGTTAGCAGCTCCAGCAAAATCCATACCATCACAG ACAGTGTAGATGACACCTGGCAGCCAGCCTATGTGAACCTGCACATGAAAAGGAAGTTCCGCTACATATTTCAGGGTGTGGGGGGGTCCAACAACACTTCAGCAGGGGCAATCTTAATCGATGACATCACACTGACCGAAACAACATGCCCCAGCGGCGTCTGGAAAATCCGGAACTTCACCGGCTTGCTCGCCACCATGCCAACTGGAGAGCGAATCAGGAGTAGACGGTTCTACAGCCCTGAGGGCTACGCTTACGGGGTAAACATCTacccaaatggaagaaacaacaATAACACTGAGTATGTGGGCGTGACCTTCCATCTATGCAGCGGGGAGAACGACGGCATGATGGAATGGCCAGTGATCAACAGGCAGGCCACCATCACTGCCATGGACCAGGATTCTGATGCCAAGCTGAGGATGTCTGCCACCAGAAGCTTCACCACTG AGACTACTATCCCAAATTGGATTAAGCCCAGCAGCACTAGTGGTGCTGACTGGGATCCAAGCTGCGACTGCTATAGAGGACCTGAGTATGGATGGAGTACATTTATCTCTCATAAACAGCTGCAAAGAAGAAGCTTTCTCAAGAACAATGACCTCATTTTTACTGTCGACTTTGACG ATTTGACCCATCTGGTGAAGTCAGAGGTCTCTGTGAAGCCGAAGAGTCCCAGTACTGACCTACTGGAGGAGGAGACCCGCCGAGAGGAGATAGCTGAGGTTCCGAAACGTAGACAGGTGCGGGCTGTGTCTAAAGATGCGTGTAACCCCAACCCGTGCCacaacagtggtgtgtgtgtgctggagaAACAGGGGAAAGCCACATGCAG GTGTATCTCTGGCCAAGCCACATACTATGCTGGAGAGTTATGTGAGAAGCAGCATATCGATGGCACTATTTTGGGCATTCTGAGTGGTGGAGCAGCAGGGACAATTGTTCTGACTCTGGCCATCTTCTCAGTCATCCGGAGACCTCACTGA
- the LOC106024753 gene encoding meprin A subunit alpha has product MTLLWFCLGLLALSSAFTIRRLSKEKSFAIDADEVIRRDIPFVNSASFPFKTPVVEGDIALPPGRNALVDKAFRWKFPIPYILADSLDLNAKGVIFQAFEMYRLKSCVDFKPYEGEKSYIKFEKLDGCWSMVGDLQTGQQLSLGPSCDYKGTIMHELLHALGFYHEQSRTDRDDYVNIWWDQVLPGMEQNFDKYADDFITDQNTPYDYESILHYGPYSFNKDPRYPTITAKDPEMTKMLGQYNDFSSLDLLRLNRMYNCSSSLTLLDQCAFEAVNTCGMIQNQNDDGDWVRTKSEPGSNDHTLIGQCKDAGFFMNFYTNTGQVGESAFLESRVLQPKRKLQCLQFFYKMTGSPKDRLVVWTRKQGVKGNVLSPTAVGNFTGDDDHSWKIAHVPFTMDGKFRYAFQGIRGDPANSLGGIQVDDITLVETRCPSGLWRIKNFRQYMSSYTPGEYIQSPRFYSPEGYAFGIQLLPNSYYDGYIGAFFHLTTGKNDHVLNWPAGNRQVTITLMDQDSDVRQRQSFSYSFTTSPTHLIPGSNILYWDNPSKMGTYDPSCDCYRGWTWGWNAFFSHYDLNRRSYLKNDDLILLVEFEDLTPLINSEVPIKP; this is encoded by the exons atgacACTCCTGTGGTTCTGTTTGGGGCTGCTGGCTCTGTCCTCTGCATTCACA ATTAGGCGCTTGTCAAAAGAGAAAT CCTTTGCCATTGATGCTGATGAAGTGATACGAAGAGACATCCCCTTTGTCAACTCAG CATCATTTCCATTCAAGACCCCTGTTGTTGAGGGTGATATTGCATTGCCT CCTGGACGCAATGCCCTTGTGGATAAAGCCTTCAGATGGAAATTCCCCATCCCATACATACTAGCTGACAGCCTTG ATCTGAATGCCAAGGGGGTAATTTTCCAGGCATTTGAGATGTATCGGCTGAAGTCCTGTGTGGATTTCAAACCCTATGAAGGAGAGAAGAGCTACATCAAGTTTGAAAAACTAGATGG GTGCTGGTCAATGGTCGGAGACTTACAGACAGGGCAGCAGCTGTCGTTGGGCCCATCCTGTGACTATAAAGGCACCATAATGCATGAGCTCCTTCACGCCCTAGGCTTCTACCATGAGCAGTCTCGAACTGACAGGGACGACTATGTCAACATCTGGTGGGACCAGGTCCTCCCAG GTATGGAACAGAATTTTGATAAATATGCTGATGATTTCATCACGGACCAGAACACGCCGTACGACTACGAGTCCATTTTGCATTATGGACCGTATTCCTTTAACAAAGACCCACGGTACCCCACCATCACAGCCAAGGACCCAGAGATGACCAAAATGCTGGGCCAGTATAATGACTTCAGCAGCCTGGATCTACTGAGGCTCAACAGGATGTATAACTGCT CCTCCTCTCTGACATTGTTGGATCAATGTGCCTTTGAGGCTGTCAACACCTGTGGCATGATCCAGAACCAGAATGATGATGGTGACTGGGTACGAACCAAGAGCGAGCCAGGGTCAAATGACCACACTCTCATTGGCCAGTGCAAAG ATGCAGGGTTCTTCATGAACTTTTACACCAACACCGGCCAGGTGGGGGAGTCAGCATTTTTGGAATCCAGAGTGCTGCAGCCCAAGAGGAAACTGCAATGTCTGCAGTTCTTCTACAAGATGACAGGAAGTCCTAAAGACAGACTGGTGGTCTGGACCAGGAAGCAGGGTGTTAAAGGCAATGTTTTATCCCCTACTGCAGTGGGGAACTTCACAG GTGATGACGACCACTCATGGAAGATCGCTCATGTTCCTTTCACAATGGATGGCAAGTTCCGCTATGCCTTCCAGGGGATCAGGGGTGACCCGGCTAACTCTCTGGGAGGGATCCAGGTTGATGACATTACCCTAG TGGAGACACGCTGCCCCAGCGGATTGTGGCGGATCAAGAACTTCCGGCAGTATATGAGTAGCTACACCCCGGGGGAGTACATCCAAAGCCCACGTTTCTACAGCCCTGAGGGCTACGCCTTCGGCATCCAGCTGCTACCCAATTCCTACTACGATGGCTACATTGGGGCCTTCTTCCACCTGACCACAGGCAAAAACGACCATGTCCTGAATTGGCCGGCGGGGAACCGACAGGTCACCATCACACTGATGGATCAGGACTCTGACGTCCGACAGAGGCAGTCCTTCTCTTACAGTTTCACTACCAGTCCCACGCATCTCATCCCAG GCTCCAACATACTGTACTGGGACAACCCATCCAAAATGGGTACATATGACCCATCCTGTGACTGCTATCGTGGCTGGACCTGGGGCTGGAATGCCTTCTTCTCCCACTACGACCTTAATAGAAGGAGCTATCTAAAGAATGATGACCTAATTCTCCTTGTTGAGTTTGAAG ATCTTACTCCACTGATTAACAGTGAAGTTCCAATCAAGCCTTAA